In the genome of Flavobacterium panacagri, one region contains:
- a CDS encoding site-specific integrase has product MKQLLKTKATVRLRKAENKNEWYVYIESYPVEVSGKKTSQRIREYISRSVTTVEWDKKRTARTDAEGTKSYKPKRNDNGIIMCRSDSDREIMLYADGIRKVRQKEYDNRDLYSDAESVLVEQKEKRKEDFIKYIAALAAKRHARSSKSVQINWNRTKEFLKSYSGGSLIFSKIDYRMAHDFKLFLLAAPLEGNRKGTISSNTAGAYFSIFKAALKQAFIDGYLTVDLSSKIKGIPEQESRREYLTIEELNVLASTACEKDVLKRASLFSALTGLRHSDIQKLRWKEISLEEGIARLHFTQKKTKSVEYMPIAEQALQLCGEPRLPRQLVFEDLTDISWISRPLKKWVESAGIKKNITFHCFRHTFATLQLSSGTDIYTVSKMLGHTNLKTTEIYAKVVDEKKNRASQAIQLESLKKKE; this is encoded by the coding sequence ATGAAACAATTACTGAAAACCAAGGCGACTGTGCGTCTTCGAAAAGCAGAAAACAAAAATGAATGGTATGTTTACATAGAAAGCTATCCTGTTGAGGTTTCTGGAAAGAAAACTTCCCAAAGAATCCGTGAATATATAAGTAGATCCGTGACAACAGTGGAGTGGGACAAAAAAAGAACCGCCCGAACAGACGCAGAGGGAACAAAATCCTACAAACCAAAGCGCAACGATAACGGAATAATAATGTGCAGAAGCGATAGCGACCGTGAAATAATGCTGTATGCTGACGGAATCCGTAAAGTTCGACAGAAAGAATATGATAATAGAGATCTATACAGTGATGCTGAGAGTGTATTAGTTGAACAGAAAGAAAAAAGGAAGGAGGATTTTATTAAATACATTGCAGCTTTGGCGGCTAAAAGACACGCTCGAAGTTCAAAATCTGTACAGATCAATTGGAATCGTACCAAAGAATTTTTAAAAAGCTATTCAGGAGGCAGCCTTATATTTTCTAAGATTGACTACAGAATGGCACATGATTTTAAACTGTTTTTATTAGCTGCTCCTCTAGAAGGAAATAGAAAAGGAACTATTTCCAGCAATACTGCGGGAGCTTATTTTTCCATATTTAAAGCGGCTTTGAAACAGGCTTTTATCGACGGATATTTAACGGTTGACTTATCTTCAAAAATAAAAGGCATCCCGGAACAGGAATCAAGACGTGAATATCTGACCATTGAAGAATTGAATGTACTGGCATCAACAGCATGTGAAAAAGATGTTCTTAAAAGAGCATCACTTTTCTCAGCGCTTACAGGACTGAGACATTCCGACATTCAGAAGCTCCGCTGGAAAGAGATAAGTTTGGAAGAGGGTATTGCCAGACTTCACTTCACGCAGAAAAAGACAAAGAGTGTTGAATATATGCCTATTGCTGAGCAGGCTCTTCAGCTCTGCGGAGAACCGAGGCTTCCCCGGCAGCTTGTTTTTGAGGATTTGACAGACATATCGTGGATTTCACGCCCTCTGAAAAAATGGGTTGAATCTGCAGGCATTAAAAAAAATATTACCTTCCACTGCTTCCGCCATACATTTGCAACATTGCAGCTATCAAGCGGGACAGACATTTATACGGTCAGTAAAATGCTGGGTCATACCAACCTAAAAACTACTGAAATCTATGCAAAAGTGGTTGATGAGAAGAAAAACAGAGCTTCGCAGGCAATACAATTGGAATCTTTAAAGAAAAAAGAGTAA
- a CDS encoding DUF2806 domain-containing protein, whose amino-acid sequence MGGITLFEGKPIEKLIEVISQGIGTLYRPRAIRKEADAEAYKLVVLEKAKAKAAAEKSLVEFEMLGVMEQKILYREQKKQLNLEKIIEIAAEQINQDSQVNSEKVDFDWTTRFFNLAEDISNEQMQELWGKILSGEVKKPGSFSLRTLELLKNISKNEAEIFTKFVQLNVRHSRGHFIPYIDQNTFEEYFNISYSEILLMYEIGLLSSGPNIGLHFPALEFPSLMLYEFGTTGIQVTTAAHDRPNSVAILSLTQIGLELAALIRFERNEQNIKYLCKALTTPYTKIILGELVKEAGQVKLKNVFEYKP is encoded by the coding sequence ATGGGAGGAATTACATTATTTGAAGGGAAGCCGATTGAAAAATTAATCGAAGTTATCAGCCAGGGTATCGGAACTCTGTACAGACCTCGGGCAATAAGGAAAGAAGCCGATGCAGAAGCGTATAAATTGGTGGTTCTGGAGAAAGCCAAAGCCAAAGCCGCTGCAGAGAAAAGCCTTGTTGAATTTGAAATGCTCGGTGTAATGGAACAGAAAATTTTATATCGTGAGCAGAAGAAACAATTGAATCTTGAAAAGATTATTGAAATTGCTGCCGAGCAGATAAATCAGGATTCGCAGGTTAATTCTGAAAAGGTGGATTTCGACTGGACGACAAGATTTTTTAATCTCGCAGAAGATATTTCAAATGAACAGATGCAGGAGCTGTGGGGAAAAATACTCTCGGGAGAAGTAAAAAAGCCAGGTTCGTTTTCGTTAAGGACTTTGGAGCTTTTAAAGAATATTTCTAAAAATGAGGCTGAAATTTTTACAAAATTTGTCCAGTTAAACGTAAGGCACAGCAGGGGGCACTTTATTCCTTACATTGACCAGAATACCTTTGAGGAGTATTTTAATATTTCCTATTCAGAAATTCTGCTGATGTATGAAATAGGACTGCTTTCAAGCGGACCTAATATTGGGCTGCATTTTCCAGCTTTAGAGTTTCCCAGCTTAATGTTGTATGAATTCGGAACTACGGGAATACAGGTAACCACTGCCGCACACGACAGACCAAACAGCGTCGCTATATTGTCTCTTACGCAAATCGGATTAGAGCTTGCTGCGCTGATACGTTTTGAAAGAAATGAACAGAATATAAAGTATCTCTGCAAAGCTCTAACTACTCCCTACACCAAAATTATACTCGGAGAATTAGTGAAAGAGGCGGGGCAGGTAAAGCTAAAAAATGTATTTGAATATAAGCCTTAA
- a CDS encoding NADAR family protein yields the protein MKISERTYNSSDVISFKSTKEEFGGLSNMAPGYSLRVNDIIIPSAEALYQACRYPLFPHIQEEIIVQNSPMTAKMVSRKFNSYTRQDWEMVKYDIMYWVLKVKLSQNSEKFYKLLERTGNAPIVELSNKDKDWAVVPEGNGKLKGKNALGRLLMQLRSEYVFNDNCINCVEPLNIHGFNLYGSEIDTVCNPLVEYENHLLFDLDYA from the coding sequence ATGAAAATATCTGAAAGAACATATAATAGTTCTGATGTTATATCTTTTAAAAGCACTAAAGAAGAATTCGGGGGGCTGTCCAATATGGCACCCGGTTATTCTTTACGCGTTAATGATATAATTATACCCTCCGCCGAAGCATTATACCAGGCATGCCGATATCCTCTGTTTCCCCACATCCAGGAAGAAATCATCGTTCAGAATAGTCCGATGACCGCTAAAATGGTCAGCCGCAAATTCAATTCTTATACCAGACAGGACTGGGAAATGGTGAAATACGACATCATGTATTGGGTTTTAAAAGTTAAGTTATCGCAAAACTCTGAGAAGTTTTACAAACTATTGGAAAGGACCGGCAATGCGCCTATCGTTGAATTATCCAATAAGGATAAAGATTGGGCTGTCGTTCCTGAGGGAAATGGCAAACTAAAGGGAAAAAATGCACTAGGCAGGCTGTTGATGCAATTAAGATCAGAGTATGTTTTTAACGACAACTGCATCAACTGCGTTGAGCCCTTGAATATACACGGATTCAATCTTTACGGGTCGGAAATTGATACGGTATGCAATCCACTGGTTGAATACGAGAACCATCTGTTATTTGATTTGGATTATGCATAA
- a CDS encoding phosphoribosyltransferase-like protein — protein MQETAERIFKILQDYHCDTPETDYRMSVEHIMDWAGQFDDSAEFVLSELLHFLPEIYISKSKASELLEKRLVRFQTFYKYATMQEFINNTHFIDTQKAEKSQKEIIAIVKQILDERFGVNYELLIDQPKKHYIYFDDVLATGGTIYKDLHNWFSENNNLDEVLNKQKTIAISLFCYHQLGYENMEWGLMKQFDDKIQNFLLVGFDYKIENQLKTKWVAEKQKLNCIYPIEKQSKEVLEYLASLEAENSKIAPFRPANLPFEETFFSSPENRVRFESIVLEKGLDLIKKIKKVNPDPRKRPLGDTVKSHRTLGTGTLFFTWRNISNTCPVVFWWDVPGHDWIPLFCLRNRGIN, from the coding sequence ATGCAGGAAACCGCCGAAAGGATATTTAAGATTTTACAGGACTACCATTGCGATACCCCTGAGACCGACTATAGGATGTCGGTAGAACATATAATGGATTGGGCGGGCCAATTTGATGACAGTGCGGAATTTGTCCTTTCCGAGTTGCTTCATTTTCTGCCTGAAATATACATCTCCAAAAGCAAAGCGTCGGAACTGCTTGAAAAACGTCTGGTCAGATTCCAGACTTTCTACAAGTATGCCACCATGCAGGAATTTATCAACAATACACATTTCATCGATACTCAAAAGGCTGAAAAAAGCCAAAAGGAGATCATTGCAATAGTGAAGCAGATTCTTGATGAACGGTTCGGAGTAAATTATGAATTATTAATAGATCAGCCCAAAAAACATTACATCTACTTTGACGATGTTTTGGCAACGGGCGGAACAATTTATAAAGATCTGCATAACTGGTTTTCTGAAAACAATAATCTGGATGAGGTATTGAATAAGCAGAAGACCATTGCCATAAGCCTGTTCTGCTATCACCAGCTTGGGTATGAAAATATGGAATGGGGCCTAATGAAGCAGTTTGACGATAAAATTCAAAATTTTCTGCTTGTCGGGTTTGACTACAAAATTGAAAATCAGCTTAAAACTAAATGGGTTGCAGAAAAACAAAAGCTCAATTGTATCTATCCTATCGAAAAACAGTCAAAAGAGGTATTGGAGTATTTGGCATCACTTGAAGCGGAAAACTCAAAAATTGCCCCTTTTAGACCGGCAAACCTGCCTTTTGAAGAAACTTTTTTTTCAAGTCCGGAAAACAGAGTGCGTTTTGAAAGCATAGTTTTGGAAAAAGGCCTGGATCTGATCAAAAAAATAAAGAAAGTAAATCCCGATCCAAGAAAAAGGCCTCTGGGAGACACCGTAAAATCGCATCGCACCCTAGGGACCGGCACTTTATTTTTCACGTGGAGAAATATTTCCAATACATGTCCCGTTGTATTTTGGTGGGATGTCCCCGGCCATGACTGGATTCCATTATTTTGCTTGAGAAATAGGGGTATTAATTAA
- a CDS encoding HD domain-containing protein, with translation MIYNYRDNYYGSILDPLHGDIKLSEIEKWIIKHPIFTRLRKVKQNTFLYYVFPSANHTRFEHSIGVMHLAGKIFDSCKENFATGQKKKEKYSIKGQSSFYNLNNLEDREEFFYQELRLAALLHDIGHGPLSHLFDKFAISKDAFLKIVEDSTVLKNYYLGFEKLIAANKNKVEHEIISCAFIFILIDELKTKHITDEHKFSPSAKIVIESLSAERIVKLIEPDFENLDEFIDSKENNYTSFFSRIITSFPIDADRMDYLLRDSYFSGVTYGIYDINRIFASFMASKDAHDNVYLAYKESGLDSMLRFIQSRTHLYNQVYFHKTNRSANTMLAYASASSKTLGTKLLNKSKTIQELMDFYIKNSDEVFLNDTAKTDVTIRDSEKEVLEELLERKLFKRVYQAKIILTKDNFDDFDKIEKIKEAINEKLKPFVTEDIFATTDIYENKTFKDSDIKCIIIAQKSKGSYQFNAQWENVSKEFSLMNMNVVMVRIYLRRTFTSSNDFERKKKTILDSVSSELSELEKYANT, from the coding sequence ATGATTTACAATTACAGAGATAATTACTATGGAAGTATTCTTGATCCTTTACACGGCGATATCAAACTTTCAGAAATTGAAAAATGGATTATAAAACATCCCATCTTCACCAGGTTACGAAAAGTGAAGCAGAACACTTTTTTATATTATGTCTTTCCCTCGGCAAATCATACACGATTTGAACACTCTATAGGAGTAATGCATTTAGCAGGAAAAATATTTGATTCCTGCAAGGAAAACTTTGCAACCGGGCAGAAAAAAAAAGAAAAGTATTCCATTAAAGGACAGAGCAGCTTCTATAATCTTAATAATCTAGAGGATCGGGAGGAGTTTTTTTATCAAGAATTAAGATTGGCTGCTCTTCTGCATGATATCGGGCATGGCCCGCTATCACATCTTTTCGATAAATTCGCAATAAGTAAGGATGCTTTTCTAAAGATTGTGGAAGACTCAACTGTGCTCAAAAATTATTATTTAGGTTTTGAAAAGCTGATTGCGGCCAATAAAAATAAAGTGGAGCATGAAATCATTTCATGCGCATTTATTTTTATTCTTATTGACGAATTAAAGACAAAGCACATAACCGATGAACATAAATTTTCACCCTCGGCCAAGATTGTAATTGAAAGCCTATCTGCTGAAAGGATCGTAAAATTGATTGAACCTGATTTTGAAAATCTGGATGAGTTTATCGATTCAAAAGAGAATAATTACACCTCTTTCTTTTCCCGCATCATCACATCATTTCCAATTGATGCCGATAGGATGGATTACCTTTTAAGGGATAGCTATTTCTCCGGAGTGACCTACGGTATCTACGATATCAATAGGATTTTCGCTTCATTTATGGCTAGTAAAGATGCTCATGATAATGTATATCTAGCGTATAAGGAAAGCGGATTGGATTCCATGCTGAGATTTATCCAATCCAGAACCCACCTATATAACCAGGTGTATTTCCATAAAACAAACAGATCGGCCAATACAATGCTCGCTTATGCGAGCGCATCAAGTAAAACATTAGGTACCAAGCTTTTGAATAAGAGTAAAACGATACAGGAGTTAATGGATTTTTACATTAAAAACAGTGATGAAGTTTTTTTGAATGACACTGCAAAAACGGATGTGACTATTAGGGACTCTGAAAAAGAGGTTCTTGAAGAATTGTTGGAGAGAAAATTATTCAAGCGGGTTTATCAGGCAAAAATTATATTGACTAAAGACAACTTCGATGACTTTGATAAAATAGAAAAAATAAAGGAAGCTATAAATGAAAAATTAAAACCTTTTGTTACAGAGGATATATTTGCAACTACTGATATTTATGAAAATAAGACCTTCAAGGATTCGGATATAAAATGTATCATAATTGCGCAAAAAAGCAAAGGGAGTTATCAGTTTAATGCGCAATGGGAAAATGTAAGTAAAGAATTCTCGCTGATGAATATGAATGTTGTAATGGTTAGGATCTACTTAAGAAGGACATTTACAAGTTCCAATGATTTCGAAAGGAAAAAGAAAACTATTCTGGACAGTGTTTCATCTGAACTTTCTGAGCTGGAAAAGTATGCAAATACCTGA
- a CDS encoding type I restriction enzyme HsdR N-terminal domain-containing protein, protein MSEFDITGRILLPYLKDLGIDPSEITFEDSFTIRLGRNKHATGRSDMLIKRHGRNLFVIEVKAESKQLTDADRDQGISYARLLDEIAPFTIVSNGALTKIYDSITKEELSGCISEKSAFWRNECSLSSDEDLKLRYEALKNFIAMSPENLRAFCELQVNDRMGMIIGDSDSRYAKFIKKLYVQRKDLGDVFETFVASGDSVFGLVGDAGVGKTNAMCSLALQKLEDFFVFFYNCAIITSPTECIAQDLNLAFSSRIEKDVALKKLDEMGRYAGKTVLIFIDAVDESTNSSIAQELSEMALIAKHVDKIKIIISCKTNIWDTVLKIKNKPTQLYQEADSFHRFNSSLKNPGYHLTDFTDEELAAILPLYQTEFGFKGDISDKLFPELRNGFFLKIFCEVYAEKQIPEKISDRELIAKYLKQTLQETEIGFEAGTRTLCAIANLLLDYTYSHTEVHNNDGIDVNHIIERLNYALDQKIPEDLFTRNILIRSNNEDSYNVSFYYSKIRDYAICFQIYKLDKKSNGDFYDVLTHFYQNHIGKSAIDFYIENASHSHKSTLVSFKKDKCLSYLSAYNSYLDENFSAFKEKFTPHTAGEIGIILPEDLIKGDGYALFPLSEKSIDNVVHLNLRNPFEAPYKNNPFLQTGAKSYRTSNISLLVEDNETIVTQSIFSQLREIIGKESIPTFSSDTLLFEQLAAIVYHYHEKLNYSYKIEDYYMPRYEQIYPIDLLDLKNRLNLFKIREHYRYKNIAREELAEIIERTISENLPIPKFTTKGHVPPFEGLSKIVDLLLKKGYRQIDAHYLPLADVSLKETKETYHHSRMQNSNRMRTVQFSESQAKEYTASFFRHLESCYKEFVEYNFPTLKDSFEFYNTMPHEYIVYLKDDDILQWGGFGYRHSDSGDFGIYFKGFQEEEKAFAEQGIICVKHFSMELILKVQDSYRYNVQIFEGISASKLEENCVIRSWLYKMLESDIDDILKKYER, encoded by the coding sequence ATGAGTGAATTTGACATTACAGGCAGAATCCTGCTGCCCTATTTAAAGGATTTAGGAATAGATCCTTCAGAAATAACCTTTGAAGATTCCTTTACCATTCGTCTTGGAAGAAACAAGCATGCAACAGGCAGATCTGATATGCTCATTAAAAGGCATGGCAGAAATCTTTTTGTCATTGAAGTAAAAGCGGAGTCCAAACAGCTTACGGATGCGGATCGGGATCAGGGAATTTCCTATGCAAGGCTGCTGGATGAAATAGCGCCTTTCACCATAGTCTCAAACGGAGCCTTGACTAAAATATATGATTCCATTACCAAAGAAGAGCTATCGGGCTGCATTTCAGAAAAATCGGCTTTCTGGAGAAATGAATGCTCATTGTCTTCAGATGAGGATTTAAAGCTCAGATATGAGGCTTTGAAAAACTTCATTGCCATGTCTCCTGAAAATCTGAGGGCCTTCTGTGAACTGCAGGTTAATGACCGCATGGGCATGATCATCGGCGATTCCGACAGCCGCTATGCCAAATTTATCAAAAAACTTTACGTACAGCGAAAAGATCTGGGGGATGTATTTGAAACCTTTGTGGCTTCTGGTGATTCCGTATTTGGTCTGGTGGGCGATGCTGGAGTAGGCAAAACCAATGCTATGTGCTCTCTCGCCCTGCAGAAACTGGAGGACTTCTTTGTATTCTTCTATAACTGTGCCATCATCACTTCTCCCACAGAGTGCATTGCCCAGGACCTCAATTTAGCTTTTTCAAGCAGGATTGAAAAAGATGTTGCTCTGAAAAAACTTGATGAAATGGGACGTTATGCAGGCAAAACCGTCCTCATATTCATCGATGCCGTTGATGAAAGCACCAATTCCAGCATTGCCCAAGAATTAAGTGAAATGGCTCTAATTGCAAAACATGTTGATAAAATAAAGATAATTATCAGCTGCAAAACCAATATATGGGACACCGTCCTTAAAATCAAAAATAAGCCTACGCAGCTTTATCAGGAAGCGGACAGCTTCCATAGATTTAACAGCAGCTTGAAAAACCCGGGCTATCATTTGACTGATTTCACTGATGAGGAATTAGCGGCCATTCTTCCCCTGTATCAGACGGAATTTGGTTTCAAAGGTGACATTTCCGATAAACTCTTTCCCGAATTAAGGAACGGATTCTTTTTAAAGATATTCTGCGAAGTCTATGCGGAAAAACAGATTCCTGAAAAGATCAGCGACAGGGAACTTATTGCAAAATACCTCAAACAGACCCTTCAAGAAACAGAGATTGGCTTTGAGGCCGGAACAAGAACGCTTTGCGCAATTGCAAACCTGCTGCTGGATTATACCTACTCGCATACGGAAGTTCATAATAATGACGGTATAGATGTCAACCATATCATTGAGAGGCTAAACTATGCTCTGGACCAAAAAATACCGGAAGACCTGTTCACCCGAAATATCCTGATCAGATCCAACAATGAGGATTCTTATAATGTATCATTCTACTACTCGAAAATCCGCGATTACGCCATCTGCTTCCAAATTTATAAACTGGATAAAAAAAGCAATGGCGACTTTTATGATGTCCTCACCCATTTCTATCAAAACCATATTGGCAAAAGCGCAATTGACTTTTACATTGAAAATGCTTCCCACTCCCATAAAAGTACACTGGTTTCATTTAAGAAAGACAAATGCCTGTCCTACCTTTCTGCCTATAATTCTTATCTGGACGAAAATTTTTCCGCTTTCAAGGAAAAGTTTACTCCCCATACAGCAGGAGAAATCGGTATTATACTGCCGGAAGACCTCATCAAAGGCGATGGCTATGCCTTATTTCCACTATCGGAAAAAAGCATTGACAATGTGGTACATCTTAACCTCCGTAATCCTTTTGAAGCTCCATACAAAAACAATCCTTTTTTACAGACGGGCGCCAAATCATACAGAACAAGCAATATCTCTCTATTGGTGGAAGACAATGAGACAATTGTAACACAGTCTATTTTCAGCCAGCTTCGGGAAATAATCGGCAAAGAATCCATCCCTACTTTCAGCTCAGATACGCTTCTTTTCGAGCAGCTGGCGGCCATAGTGTATCACTATCATGAAAAATTGAACTACAGCTACAAAATAGAAGATTATTACATGCCCCGATATGAGCAGATTTACCCTATTGACCTTTTGGATCTGAAAAACAGGTTAAATCTCTTTAAGATCAGAGAGCATTACAGATATAAAAATATTGCACGGGAGGAACTGGCGGAGATTATTGAACGAACCATATCGGAAAACCTTCCGATTCCTAAATTCACAACAAAGGGCCATGTTCCGCCATTTGAGGGGCTTTCAAAGATAGTGGATCTGCTGCTTAAGAAGGGCTACCGTCAGATTGACGCACACTATCTGCCGCTTGCCGATGTATCCCTAAAGGAAACAAAAGAAACGTACCATCATAGTAGGATGCAGAATTCCAACCGCATGCGGACGGTCCAGTTCAGTGAAAGTCAGGCCAAGGAATATACCGCAAGCTTTTTCAGGCACCTGGAATCCTGTTACAAGGAATTTGTGGAATACAATTTTCCGACTTTAAAAGATTCTTTTGAATTCTACAATACCATGCCGCACGAGTACATTGTTTACCTTAAGGATGATGACATCCTGCAGTGGGGTGGTTTTGGCTACCGCCATTCTGATTCAGGTGATTTCGGTATTTATTTCAAAGGTTTCCAAGAGGAAGAAAAGGCATTTGCCGAACAAGGAATCATATGTGTAAAGCATTTCTCAATGGAACTGATCCTTAAGGTCCAAGATTCATATCGATATAACGTGCAGATATTCGAGGGAATAAGCGCTTCAAAACTCGAGGAAAATTGCGTCATAAGAAGCTGGCTATACAAAATGCTTGAAAGTGACATCGATGACATACTAAAAAAGTATGAGCGCTAA